TGAGCTCCTAGCGAGTTTTGTATCTCGCTCATAGACATGGTACGATGCTGATACTCCTTGCCCATTCTCAGTGAGTCATCTGGGTCATGTTAATAGgaaaaaggaggaagagatgagattggTGGGATAATAGTAAATACCTGAAGGGTCATAATGTGTTGGACAGTAGAATGCGAGGATTCCTAATGGAGGTGGCAATCCAGCTGCTAGTGTTGTCCAGGCAGTAGTCATTGCCAAATGCCCGCCAGTAGACCAACCAACAACCACAATCTTTGAAGCATCAACTTTAATACTCCTTGCCTGCATAAGCAAGGGAAGATCTTTTCTCGCCCATATATAGGCATCTCGAACATCTGTCATGGACCCGTCGATGATATTTACCTGGGGACATAGTCGATAGTCTAGACTAATTGGCAGAATTCCATGTGAAAGCAGATACGATGTTTGTGAGGGCCTTACAGCCTTTCTTGAGAGTGTCAGATGGCCGCCGCCATGAATCATTAGTGCTGTTGAGAGACAAAGTTAGTCACTCATCGATAATCATAGACAGGTTTATGGTTGAATGTACCTATAGGCATGATCTCTGAGGGTGGCTCCAGCGGTATGAAGATGTCTGCTGCAATTTCGATGCCATCCACCTCTTTATAAGTCACTGTTTCAATCCGGTGCCTGATATGTTGTCGAGgctttggtgttttggctAGATGGTAATTTGTATACTCGGTAGCGTTGCCATTGGTATCTCCGCTGGCAAATCCATTGACACTTTCATGCCTATCCTCATGTTCAATAGTGAGGCCATTTGTTAACAGCTTGTCTCCATTTGTAGATTTCGGTAGCTCACCCGCCATAGTGCTGTGTGAATTCGTTGTCGCGCTCGATTCTCCCCCATTGGATAGAAAGTAATTTTGAAGCTCAGCCACTTGAGCTGTCAAGATATCGCTCGCAGAAATATCAATGCCAAACTTGACCCGCAACTCGTCTACAAGCTCGACAGCAGACAGTGAGTCTAAGCCCAAACTGCTGAAGCTTTCATCTTCGTGAATATCGTAGGCCGATATTCCAACGTAGCTGGCGATCAGAACCTTGATGTCGTCAAACTTGTGGTGAGTTTCCTGTGACTTCTTTGAAGAATTACCAATCATTGTGCGCTGGTCGAGTGTTTGCGTTGTGCCAGGTTCTTCTTTCGCAATGACCGAAGCTCTAGTCTGTTCAATTCTAGTCTCAGGGTTGCGGGCCTTGGCCATGTTCATTCGCGGATTGGTGCCATCGAGAAGTCCTTCAAGTACACTGGATTGTACTTTTGTGAAGGATATTTGTGACCCAAAAACGACTAACCTTCTGTCTccagaaaagacaaaaacgtCTCCAACTGCTCTCTTATCTCCATCCATACTAAACATGGCATACACAGCCCACCTTCGATGGCTCTTAAAATCACATGGCAGAATCGTCATGTTAGCTATACTGGTTGCAACAAAGACTTCGTCACCAGCATTCTTCCCGCTAGTGTTGATGAGTAAGCCGAGGACCTGAATAAACGTATCCAGCGATATGGCATCCATAAATCGATCAACGGTACTCTCACGACTGTCGAATGTCTCTGCTGGGACCTCGATTTCGGCTACAGCTTGGCCGGGAGCCAGGGTGATGGACGAAATGCCCTTTAAGAGATCGGAATACTCAATTACTCTTGAGAATAGGGCATACGCAGTTCTTTTCATCAGATGCTCTGCGTTGCGATCCTTGAGCAAGGTTTCCATGCGTTCCAGTATCAATGCCTCATAAATCCGGTAATCTGGCGCCTTTACTGATACCTCAAATTGTCCATCTGCGTGTTTTGTTTGCAGAGGCCTTGGGTCTTCTTTATCAGTGCTATTGACTGAAAATCGCCATGAATCGGCGCCTGTGTCCTCTCCCAAGACGACATTCACTTCTCGACGGTCATCACAGCCTAAACCGCTGTGAAAGCCAATCTTACGGAAGTGGAACGTCTGTCCTTCAAAATCAGCCCCTCTCTCTTGAGCGCACATTACAGCGGATTCCATGTACATTGATGCGGGGCACAGGGGTCTTTGGCGAAGAGCATGACCTGTGACCATGGTTTTGTACTTTTCAGTCTGAGTGTGTAGCCGAAATTCGTCATCTCTGCCGATCCCACCGATAAAGCTCACCAGTTGGGTAGATTGGGGAGTAGCTCCTCCGCTTGTTGATTGAGTTAGAGCCTGAGATTGCTGCATTTCGATTGCGCGATCTACATGATCCAACCAATGGCGAGAATCATCGAATGTGCATGGTGGAAGCCACACATGGCGGAGTTTCGATTCTTCGGGAGAGAAGAATCCCCACCAAGTCACAGAAACGCCTTGTTTCCAAAGGCTAGCTGCCATGTTGATGACTGCAGAGGACGAGCCACTCAGCGAATGGAAGCTGTGCATTTCAGTCTTTTGAAGTGCCTTCTTCGTCATGGAGATGACCGGTGTATGCCATCCCGCCTCCAACCAAACGCAAGGCCCAAGTCGACTCTCTAGTCGTTGAACGGCGTGACTAAAATAGACGCCATGTCTTGAGTGTTCAGCGATGTAACCAGGCGTTAAGCCATTAACTGGTATCTTTGTGGAAGTCTCCAAAGGAATGCGAGGCTTGTTAAATGTTAATGTGTTTGCAAATTCGGCTAAATCTGGGAGCAGAGGCTCAGTTAACCTGGAGTGAAAGCCATGGCTGACATCAAGACCCTGATACCGGATGCCGTTGAACTCGGGGCTGTTGTGAATTATTCTCTCAACCCTAGCGATAGACGATTTCTTTCCAGCAACAATATGAGCGGTAGGGCTATTATAACATGCGATTTCGACTCCGTCGTCTACAAACTCCGTCTCTGAGTCTGCTATAATGCGCTGTACAGTCTCTAAATCGGCATAGATAGCCAGCATTGCTCCTGTGTCAGCGCCCCACTTCTCCTTGATTAAAGATGCTCGTTTTGCAACCAAACACAAAGCATCTTCCAAAGAGAGAATGCCGGATACAGCCAACGCCGTGAGTTCGCCGAGACTGTGGCCAATTACTGCGTCTACCTGTAATCCGCCGTCTAGCCAGCATCTTGCACAAGCATATTGAACAGCAAATGTGCCTGCATGAAGCGCAACCACGTCTGTGACGGCCTCAGACTGGCAGAGGGAAGACATGATATCTGAGTAGCCCAAGTTTCGCAGGATGCTATTGCAGCTCTCCAAATGAGCTCGGAACTTTGGATACATGTCGCATAGACTTGGATCAAGGCCAATTTTCGTCTTTGACTGGCCCGAGAAAGCCAAAACAACtggttttcttgttttgggTATTTCAACGCTATTTACAAGATCTGACTTCAATTGATGTGTTAGATCGGATAGACTGTGCGCCGTGGTAGACCACCGAATTCGATGATGTTTTCGGCGCTCGCTAAGAGTGAATGCGACGCTGCCAATGTTCAATCCTTGTTCAGAGTCTTGAATGTATGAAGCCAATCGACTGGCGTAAGCTCTCAAGCTTTCTTGCGTATTCGCACTCAGGAAGACCGGGTAGGACGATAAAGTagtctttggcttctcgcTCCCCGCACTCCATTCTGAGCAGATGAGAGCAGCATTACTTCCGGAAGCACCATAGCTGTTTACACAAGCAATACGCGTTTTTGCTTCCCATGGTATCAGCCTAGTTGCAATCCCTAGGTTGTCAGGCTCAAGAGCGGGGATTTTCGGATTCAGTGTTTTGAACCCGGCCTGTGGGGGAATGCCTCGATGAGCAAACATGGCGAGAACCTTGAGAAGACTGGCAACTCCAGCAGCAGTTTCACTATGACCGACATTGGCTTTGAGAGATCCAATGTGCACAGGAGATCGCCGAGATGGTCCACCAAATACTTCGCGAATGCTGGCAACTTCGATAGGGTCCCCCACTTGAGTCCCAGTACCATGAGACTCTACATACGTAATTTGCTCGGGTTCGATACCCGCAGCTTTGACCATCTGACGATAAAGTGCTTTCTGAGCATCGCCATGCGGTACTGTAATTCCATGAGATAGGCCGCCTTGGTTCGTAGCCGAAGCAGGGATAACGCCAAGGATATGATTCCTGTCAGCAACGGCCTGGCTGAGCGGTTTCAGAACAACAAGCCCTACACCGTCTGCCCGACAATAGCCATCTGCAGACTCATCGAAAGGCTTGCATTGACCGGATTTGCTGAGAAACCCGGCTCTCCCTAGATCAATGTAGTTTTGAATGCCGGTGATGATGTTAACCCCGCCAGCAAGGGCCATTGGGCAGTCACCAGCCTGAATAGCTCGGCAGGCATGATGAACAGCCACTAATGAGGCTGAGCATGCGGTGTCGATAACCTCGGAAGGCCCAGTCCAGCCAAAATGATAACTAATCTTGCCGGAAAGAAAGGCACGAATGGTTCCGGTGGCGGCGAATGCTGAGGGAGCATATGCGGTGACATTCTCGCAATACTCGGTATAACTCGCACCGATGAAACACCCGATTGGGTCGCCATTTTCTCGTCGATGGTTATGTAGATACCCACTGGCATCCATTGCTTCATAGGCACAGCTTAAGAGAAGACGCTGCTGAGGATCCATGTATGCTGCCTCTTTCGGACTTATACCAAAGGAGCTGTGATCAAACTTATCAATTCCATCCACAAAATTGCCAAACCACATTCGCCCTGTGGTCCAATCTTTATCTTGTGATGCTCGAAAAGATTCCTTTAGCTTTACTCGATCCTCGCGTAGGCTTTCAAGCCGGGATTCTCCTCGAGAAATGAGCTCCCAGAGTTCTTCCAGTGTGTTTGCTCCCGGTAAGCGACAAGCAGCGCCTACCACAGCGATTGAGCCGGGAGGGAAAAGATCAAGCGATGATAGACTTTGATCCCTCGAAGGTTTTTTTAAGCCTTCAGTGATGCCCATGATATCCAACTTGGTGATATCAAGGTCGTTCTTCTGAAACGGTGGGAGAGGTATGCAGTCTCCGAGGCCAATCATGGCTATACGATGAGACTGATTTCCCGTCTGTTGGAGATCATGTGCCAGATTGTTGATGACAGCATTCCAGTCGCAACACGATGTTAGAATGGTTGTTATGATTTCAGCTGTGAGAGAGCAGTTTGTAAGGACTTGGCCTGTTCTGTTCGATCGTACGGGAACTTGCAGATTGTCACTATTTGGTAGCTGTAAGTCTGCATTGCCGAGGCAGAAGCCCAAAAGCTCCTCTGCAAGAGCTCTATTCTTCGGATTATGTATATTGCTTCGCATGTGAATCATCTTGGATGATAGACCCAGTTTTTCGACGTACGCCCGGGCTGTAGCAATCTCTGCTGAAGGAGCGATGAGACTTATCGTCTTGGAGTCGGATATCGCAGAAACGTAGGACTGTTCGACATCTTTAGCATACGTAAATTAGGAGTATGGGGATCATTCTTACCTCTGGAAACTCGCGTGTGATTTCTTCAACTTCGGAGCCAGATTTCAACCGTACTACCATAGTAGTAGAACTCAACGAAGTCGAATCACAGCCTACTTCACCAAACGCCCCTATGGCGAAGGAGATTCGGACAGCTTTGGCAGTATTCGCAATGACTTCAGTTTCGTCCTTTGACACTGCAACAATCATAGCCGCCATAAGTCCGGCACAGAATCCCTGAGCGCCTCCTGATCGTAGGCTGAGTAGGAAATCGGCATGTGCAATGCCGGTCAGCTGTAGGTACTGAACATATTGAACAGTGTGTATTATTGTCAACAGTGGCAATGTGACAATCCCTGACATGTTATTTTCCAACCCCGACGTGTCTCCCGTTTGGAGCCACGTGGGAAAATATCTTGCATAAGTAAGGCCATGCTCCAGAGAAGCAATTTTAGGATGTTGGCTGGCAATTTCTTGCCACGTTTGTGGAAGGCTTGAGAGGGCTTTGCAAAGGGGCACATAGATGTCCGAACCTCTGAGAGTTGAGTGGATTTGGTCAAGGTACGACTTTGGGGTTGCATGGCTTTGGGGAGAGAAAACAACTCCCGATATATTGGCTGCGTCCATATCCAAGTTGTACAACCTATTCATCAGTATCGTGTGATGATCCTGATTGTTCCATTGGCAATATCATACAAGTATGCGCTTCATTCAAAGCATGGCGTCATAAATAGGACGTTATCTACGGCGCACAGACTGACAAAGCATCCCGAAATTTCTTTCATTCAGCTCCTATCTACCGATGAAGATATGGCTTCACCGAGCTAACAAACATACCAAGAAACGTGACCAATAGACTGATACCTACTCGCGTGAATTAATCAATCGCAGCGTCTTACCAAATATCAGAGCGTATTGCTTCTCACTGAAGAGATGCTAAATACGGGCAAGCGTGCCGGATGTATGTCAGATTTGACAGAATCGGGATATCTCAGCGACAACTTTGTCGGCGTCTGTTCATcggcacttttttttccacacAATGAAGCGTAATAGGATCCTGGTATACCAATTCTATTTTCTAAAACGGCCTAAAATCCAACAAGAACCCGGGGACCTGCATAATAGCCTGGCAGTGCACCTTGGCATGGAGCATAAATCCTGCAGATTCCCTCGTGTCATTGCATAATATCCCTTTTACCCGCATATTAAAACATGGGCGTATATTTAATAGAGAAAACGAAAAGACAGGGGAGGGAGAGTACGGGAAAAGGGGATTTTTCTCTTTCGAGGTTCTAGCGTAGGATTGCCGGGtgctagtagtactactaaTGCAagttgttttgttttgacACCCCGCCAGGGCCGCTGACTGCGGACAGCTATGAAAGCCTCTCTAACTCTTTGTAACACTAATCAATATCAGCCATTGTAAAACCCATGCCATTATATACCACGTTACTATAGAACTGTCATGAAATAAGAAAGGGTTAGCATACGATTCCACTCCCAGTGCAACTAAGAGAAAAGTGGAACTAACCAGTTTCTTATTTGGGTAAAATTTCTTACTTGTAGGTATGTGTAGTTCATCGACTGCGGAGTGTATTTTACAACTTAATTTATAGCGGATTCATCGCTTACATCGCCGATTCCACGATGAAATATCTGATGAGACAAGGATAGGTAGGTGGATTGCCCAGCAATTCGCTCTTTGATACATTGCACCATGCGAACAATGCACCCCGgattttctccctcttccactggcctgctgctgtccaTGAAGTCGAAAAAACTGGATATCGGGCCTTCAGGCAGATACTCCGTAATCTGATTACAGATCTGCATGCATGGACGTTGTGTAGATCGATATGATGCGCTACGGAGTAGTACTCGGAGTGTCCCGTGGCATGGCGAACACACGTATTGCCTGGCTTGCAAGGCAAACCAACCAATGGCTACGCCATCATTGCCGTACCAATGGGGAATCTGTGAAGGGGCAGGGCTTCCAGGCAACACTGCCAGGGCCTTTGAATGAATTCTTGATCCTCCTGCTGCATGCCGAATCCTTTTCCCCATTAGCGCTGACCAGAGAGTCTTGGCCCAGTCAGACAGAAATACGGAGGTCTTACCATGAGACTCGTTTATTGCCTGATTCGTTATATTTACACAAGTCTATCTCTCTGTACGGAGTAGATTCAGCCACAACGCGGGTTGGCTCAACGTCTAAGCCCAGTATCCGGAAGCATCTATCCCGAATGGAAGTATAACGTGGCTAGTGCGAATCCTGCACTGCCGTTTTTGATCACTCGATATAAAGGTCGGCGCGCTGAAGCCGAGATACATTAAATTCCCTTATCATCGCTAGTGTAGTTCTCATAGCTATTATTCGGGTTAATTTAGTGTATTAATTTTACATGTACATCATCATCCTTTACACAGCAAAGAGGTCATAGCACAGTTCTCTGAGTTGATAGATGcaataaattagtatttttaattatCCTGTTATCGGTCGAGGCTCCGGTGGTCCTGAAACTGCGAATGCATTTTCAGCCTCTCTGATATCGAGTCTAGCCTGTCCCGGAggtcttcttcctcgccccGAATATCCTTGCCAATAATATTATTCAGGCTCGGGTCCATGTTGGACCGAGTTTCGACTCTCGTTGCCAATTGGCGAGTCTTGTGCCTGATCTCCTCAGTGTGCTGCGAGATCAACTGCACTAACAGCGCAATTTGCAACCGTGGGCTGACCACCGTTTGCAAGCTCCCGATCTGGACAGGCACAAAGTCTGTGAGGTCGTATTGTTGTGCGTCAGCCGTGGACATGGAGTTGTCTAGCATATGCACAAGGTTTTTATAGCTACGAAGAATCTGTATGTAGCAAATAAGTGCCAATCGGATTTCCACCGTGTCCACAGTGCCTGCTGACGCATATTGTTGTtgtgtttgctgctgctgctgtcgtctGTTCCATTCTAGGTGAAATGGAGACTCCTCgtttgatgagatggatgcatCCCTCGTTGGCACAGGGTGAGACATGTGCTGCCTATGCTGAACGGATGCTGGACTAGAATCGGTTGTGCGTGGTGGTAAGACCTGATTCAAGACCTCCATGAACTTATGGGCAATTTGCACAGTTTGGTTCACAATGATCTGAAGCTCTGCTGCGTGGGGCGGTCGTCGAGTTTGAATCCCGTGGAGTTTTAGTTGGATTTGTGAAAGCATTGATATCGGGTCCATGACTGGTGATTCTGCTATGTCGGAAGGGCAGTGGTCGATTGATCCAATCGCAGAGTCGCTGGCTGAGGCTCCGGGCAACATCATCAGAGATGGATCTAACGGGTCTATGTGGGAAGAGGTTGGAGGCTCTGAGTGTGCTTTGTCGTCGAATAGATCAGACCACGTTTCGTCGTTGTAGATTGTAGATGATGCACGGAATAAGCCGGGCGGGGTGACTGATATTGTCGGGTCGGTGTAATTATCTAGAGGCAGTGGCCAGACTTCAAAAGTCTTTGCCACAATATTGTGGTTCATTAAGGAGGCGGTACACGCAAGCTCGTGCTGGTCCGCAGAAGAGttttccatctctcccaTACCATCAATGGAAAACGGCGAGGAGGTCTCTAGCCCCGAGATGTTCTCGTCTTGTGTAGTTGTAGATGTCACTGTTGTTTCTGTTGTATTTGTTCCTGACAGGTCTTGGTTCGAAattgccaagaagctgccctCTTGGCCTCGGTAGCTGGTCTCTTCGAGCTTGccttcttgcttctgccgTTTGCTGGGCCGGCCCAGCCGGAGAGGAGGACTAAAGACACACTTTTCACCTGCTTCTTTGCAGCGACGACAGGGATTTTCGTCGCTGGCTGCGGTGCGAGTGCAGCGCTGCTTTCTCTTATGGCATCTGTCACAAGACAGCCGAAGTTGCTGAGGACCGCCAAATAGTAACATTGTTGATATAGGAAAAAGAGATGACAACACAATCCAGCCGGCGCCAATGGTATTATAGAGGAACAGAAATAGACAACAGCATATAGTAGATGT
This portion of the Trichoderma atroviride chromosome 6, complete sequence genome encodes:
- a CDS encoding Type I Iterative PKS (EggNog:ENOG41~CAZy:CE10~SMCOG1022:Beta-ketoacyl synthase~antiSMASH:Cluster_6.2); amino-acid sequence: MSGIVTLPLLTIIHTVQYVQYLQLTGIAHADFLLSLRSGGAQGFCAGLMAAMIVAVSKDETEVIANTAKAVRISFAIGAFGEVGCDSTSLSSTTMVVRLKSGSEVEEITREFPESYVSAISDSKTISLIAPSAEIATARAYVEKLGLSSKMIHMRSNIHNPKNRALAEELLGFCLGNADLQLPNSDNLQVPVRSNRTGQVLTNCSLTAEIITTILTSCCDWNAVINNLAHDLQQTGNQSHRIAMIGLGDCIPLPPFQKNDLDITKLDIMGITEGLKKPSRDQSLSSLDLFPPGSIAVVGAACRLPGANTLEELWELISRGESRLESLREDRVKLKESFRASQDKDWTTGRMWFGNFVDGIDKFDHSSFGISPKEAAYMDPQQRLLLSCAYEAMDASGYLHNHRRENGDPIGCFIGASYTEYCENVTAYAPSAFAATGTIRAFLSGKISYHFGWTGPSEVIDTACSASLVAVHHACRAIQAGDCPMALAGGVNIITGIQNYIDLGRAGFLSKSGQCKPFDESADGYCRADGVGLVVLKPLSQAVADRNHILGVIPASATNQGGLSHGITVPHGDAQKALYRQMVKAAGIEPEQITYVESHGTGTQVGDPIEVASIREVFGGPSRRSPVHIGSLKANVGHSETAAGVASLLKVLAMFAHRGIPPQAGFKTLNPKIPALEPDNLGIATRLIPWEAKTRIACVNSYGASGSNAALICSEWSAGSEKPKTTLSSYPVFLSANTQESLRAYASRLASYIQDSEQGLNIGSVAFTLSERRKHHRIRWSTTAHSLSDLTHQLKSDLVNSVEIPKTRKPVVLAFSGQSKTKIGLDPSLCDMYPKFRAHLESCNSILRNLGYSDIMSSLCQSEAVTDVVALHAGTFAVQYACARCWLDGGLQVDAVIGHSLGELTALAVSGILSLEDALCLVAKRASLIKEKWGADTGAMLAIYADLETVQRIIADSETEFVDDGVEIACYNSPTAHIVAGKKSSIARVERIIHNSPEFNGIRYQGLDVSHGFHSRLTEPLLPDLAEFANTLTFNKPRIPLETSTKIPVNGLTPGYIAEHSRHGVYFSHAVQRLESRLGPCVWLEAGWHTPVISMTKKALQKTEMHSFHSLSGSSSAVINMAASLWKQGVSVTWWGFFSPEESKLRHVWLPPCTFDDSRHWLDHVDRAIEMQQSQALTQSTSGGATPQSTQLVSFIGGIGRDDEFRLHTQTEKYKTMVTGHALRQRPLCPASMYMESAVMCAQERGADFEGQTFHFRKIGFHSGLGCDDRREVNVVLGEDTGADSWRFSVNSTDKEDPRPLQTKHADGQFEVSVKAPDYRIYEALILERMETLLKDRNAEHLMKRTAYALFSRVIEYSDLLKGISSITLAPGQAVAEIEVPAETFDSRESTVDRFMDAISLDTFIQVLGLLINTSGKNAGDEVFVATSIANMTILPCDFKSHRRWAVYAMFSMDGDKRAVGDVFVFSGDRRLVVFGSQISFTKVQSSVLEGLLDGTNPRMNMAKARNPETRIEQTRASVIAKEEPGTTQTLDQRTMIGNSSKKSQETHHKFDDIKVLIASYVGISAYDIHEDESFSSLGLDSLSAVELVDELRVKFGIDISASDILTAQVAELQNYFLSNGGESSATTNSHSTMAGELPKSTNGDKLLTNGLTIEHEDRHESVNGFASGDTNGNATEYTNYHLAKTPKPRQHIRHRIETVTYKEVDGIEIAADIFIPLEPPSEIMPIALMIHGGGHLTLSRKAVRPSQTSYLLSHGILPISLDYRLCPQVNIIDGSMTDVRDAYIWARKDLPLLMQARSIKVDASKIVVVGWSTGGHLAMTTAWTTLAAGLPPPLGILAFYCPTHYDPSDDSLRMGKEYQHRTMSMSEIQNSLGAQVVTSHAFNSTDTTNMGWVKPGDPRSELVLALVKEKNGVALLLDGIPTDGNTLGVPEPERVAAISPLAQVQKGNYHTPTFVIIGDEDEIVPFHTSVDFVSTLNEQGIKNGFIPVPGQRHIYDLTLSPGMAKWDDWVAPGYNFLFELLGIETE
- a CDS encoding uncharacterized protein (EggNog:ENOG41~antiSMASH:Cluster_6.2) produces the protein MLLFGGPQQLRLSCDRCHKRKQRCTRTAASDENPCRRCKEAGEKCVFSPPLRLGRPSKRQKQEGKLEETSYRGQEGSFLAISNQDLSGTNTTETTVTSTTTQDENISGLETSSPFSIDGMGEMENSSADQHELACTASLMNHNIVAKTFEVWPLPLDNYTDPTISVTPPGLFRASSTIYNDETWSDLFDDKAHSEPPTSSHIDPLDPSLMMLPGASASDSAIGSIDHCPSDIAESPVMDPISMLSQIQLKLHGIQTRRPPHAAELQIIVNQTVQIAHKFMEVLNQVLPPRTTDSSPASVQHRQHMSHPVPTRDASISSNEESPFHLEWNRRQQQQQTQQQYASAGTVDTVEIRLALICYIQILRSYKNLVHMLDNSMSTADAQQYDLTDFVPVQIGSLQTVVSPRLQIALLVQLISQHTEEIRHKTRQLATRVETRSNMDPSLNNIIGKDIRGEEEDLRDRLDSISERLKMHSQFQDHRSLDR